AGTTTTAACGATCAGGTTAGCATCTTCTACCCTGGCACCTTCGTTCTTCACTTTCCAGTTTGCGATAGCGGATACCAGCAGTTTTTCTAAAGGTACGCTAGGGTGCTTCGGATGGAATTTCAAAATATTCAAAGCCTTTTCTACATCCAGACCACGGATTAAGTCTGCCAGCAAACGCATTTTGCGGGGAGATGTAGGATTATTATTCAGCTTAGCTACTGCTTCCATTGTTATTAATTTCTTTTATTATTTAGTGTCTGAGTCTGATGCCTGAACCGGTTTGAAACCAATTTCAAACCTCAAACCTCAGACTATAATTTACATTTTCTTGTTAACGTGTCCTCTGAAGTTACGTGTTGGTGCAAATTCGCCCAGTTTGTGGCCTACCATAAATTCTGTTACATAAACAGGAATGAATTTGTTGCCATTGTGAACTGCGAAAGTGTGACCTACGAAATCAGGAGTGATAGTAGAACGACGGCTCCAGGTTTTGATAACTGTACGCTTGGTGCCGGCATTCATTTTTTCAACTTTAGTCTCTAATTTCTGGTCTACGTAAGGACCTTTTTTTATGGAACGAGCCATGTCTTACTTATTTATGATTTTTCAAATCCGGGCTCTGATATTGCTACCGGAGCCCTGATTCAGAAATATTATAATTTTTTACCGTTTTTCCTGCTGATGATCAGTTTATCAGAACTCTTATGCGGTTTTCTGGTTTTCAGACCCTTAGCATATTTACCAGTTCTTGATCTTGGATGGCCGCCTGAAGATTTACCTTCACCACCACCCATTGGGTGATCTACAGGGTTCATAGCCACACCACGGTTGCGGGGGCGGATACCTCTCCAACGGTTAGCACCTGCTTTACCGATAGACTGCAGGGCGTGGTCGGAGTTGGAAACTGTACCTACGGTAGCTTTACAGGTATTCAATACTTTACGCAATTCGCCGGAAGGCATTTTCAGTACTGCGTATTTTTCTTCCTTGTTGGACAGCTGAGCGTAAGCGCCGGCGCTTCTTGCGATAGCACCGCCTTTACCAGGCTGCAGTTCGATATTGTGAACCACAGTACCCAGCGGCATATTTTTCAGCGGTAAAGCGTTACCTACTTCCGGAGCTACATCGGCGCCGCTGATAACGGTACCACCAACCTGTAAGCCCTGGGGAGCGATGATGTAACGTTTTTCACCATCTGCGTAAGAAACCAGTGCGATGAAAGCACTACGGTTCGGATCGTATTCGATGGTTTTAACAGTAGCAGGAATATTTTCCTTATCGCGTTTGAAATCGATGACGCGGTATTGTTTCTTGTGACCGCCACCGATATAGCGCATAGACATTCTACCCTGCGCATTCCTACCGCCAGATCTTTTTGCTGGTTCGAGCAGGCTTTTTTCGGGGGTATCAGCTGTCAGCTCAGCGTAAGCGTTGCCTATTTTCCAGCGGGTACCAGCCGTCATTGGTTTGAACTTCTTCAGTGCCATTACTTCCTAAAAAGTTAAATGTTATTAAAATATAAATCGTGATCTGTATATACATCCATCTTCC
The genomic region above belongs to Chitinophaga sp. 180180018-3 and contains:
- the rplB gene encoding 50S ribosomal protein L2, producing MALKKFKPMTAGTRWKIGNAYAELTADTPEKSLLEPAKRSGGRNAQGRMSMRYIGGGHKKQYRVIDFKRDKENIPATVKTIEYDPNRSAFIALVSYADGEKRYIIAPQGLQVGGTVISGADVAPEVGNALPLKNMPLGTVVHNIELQPGKGGAIARSAGAYAQLSNKEEKYAVLKMPSGELRKVLNTCKATVGTVSNSDHALQSIGKAGANRWRGIRPRNRGVAMNPVDHPMGGGEGKSSGGHPRSRTGKYAKGLKTRKPHKSSDKLIISRKNGKKL
- the rpsS gene encoding 30S ribosomal protein S19; translation: MARSIKKGPYVDQKLETKVEKMNAGTKRTVIKTWSRRSTITPDFVGHTFAVHNGNKFIPVYVTEFMVGHKLGEFAPTRNFRGHVNKKM
- the rplV gene encoding 50S ribosomal protein L22, whose amino-acid sequence is MEAVAKLNNNPTSPRKMRLLADLIRGLDVEKALNILKFHPKHPSVPLEKLLVSAIANWKVKNEGARVEDANLIVKTIFVDGGRTLKRMRPAPQGRGYRVRKRSNHVTIVVDSKAQ